A section of the Methanocaldococcus sp. FS406-22 genome encodes:
- a CDS encoding glutamine amidotransferase family protein, whose protein sequence is MCGIIGFMSRKKRMIKGDKIALALDSLKERGNGKGSGYVGYGIYPTKYKDCYAFHILIDNTPKFEKIKVEVENVLEQYGTIVKDEEIPTEDGIIEKTQIPWRYFYEVDEKFADREEDVVVDIVMEINDKIDGAFVISSGKDLGVFKAVGWPNEVAEFYRIDKYEGYMWLAHARYPTNTRAWWGGAHPFNLLNWSVVHNGEITSYGTNKRFVEMFGYKCRLLTDTEVVAYILDLLMRKHKIPVEYALSALAPRFWDEIDKMPEEERELHTAIRLTYGGAMLNGPFAIAVGTPQGLIFMNGDIEKETTMFGLTDRIKLRPLIAAEKDDMIFVSSEESAIRRICPDLDRVWMPDAGVPVIARPWK, encoded by the coding sequence ATGTGTGGAATTATCGGTTTTATGAGTAGAAAAAAAAGAATGATAAAAGGGGATAAGATAGCTTTAGCATTAGATAGCCTAAAAGAGAGAGGAAACGGAAAGGGTTCTGGTTATGTTGGTTATGGAATATATCCAACAAAGTATAAAGATTGTTATGCCTTCCATATTTTAATTGACAACACACCAAAGTTTGAAAAGATAAAGGTAGAAGTTGAGAATGTTTTAGAGCAGTATGGAACTATAGTTAAAGATGAGGAAATACCAACAGAAGATGGAATTATAGAAAAAACACAAATACCTTGGAGATACTTCTATGAAGTTGATGAAAAATTTGCCGATAGAGAGGAAGATGTTGTTGTAGATATAGTTATGGAAATAAATGACAAGATTGATGGAGCTTTTGTTATATCAAGTGGAAAAGATTTGGGTGTTTTTAAAGCCGTTGGATGGCCAAATGAAGTTGCTGAGTTTTATAGAATAGATAAATATGAGGGCTATATGTGGCTAGCTCATGCAAGATACCCAACAAACACAAGAGCATGGTGGGGAGGAGCTCACCCATTCAATTTATTAAATTGGAGTGTAGTGCATAATGGAGAGATAACAAGCTATGGAACAAATAAAAGGTTTGTAGAGATGTTTGGTTATAAGTGTAGATTATTAACTGATACTGAAGTAGTTGCCTATATATTGGATTTGCTAATGAGGAAGCACAAAATCCCTGTTGAATATGCATTGTCTGCCTTAGCTCCAAGATTCTGGGATGAAATAGATAAGATGCCAGAAGAAGAGAGAGAATTGCATACTGCAATAAGATTAACCTATGGAGGAGCTATGCTCAATGGGCCATTTGCTATTGCAGTTGGAACCCCTCAAGGTTTAATCTTTATGAATGGAGATATTGAAAAAGAAACAACCATGTTCGGTCTAACAGATAGGATTAAGTTGAGACCATTAATTGCTGCTGAAAAGGATGATATGATATTTGTTTCAAGTGAGGAATCTGCTATAAGAAGAATCTGTCCTGACTTAGACAGAGTTTGGATGCCTGATGCTGGAGTTCCAGTTATAGCAAGACCTTGGAAGTAA